The Montipora foliosa isolate CH-2021 chromosome 6, ASM3666993v2, whole genome shotgun sequence genome includes the window ATTGAAACTCTTTGGAAAGTTAAAAAAGAGTCAGAGCTACCTTCACAATTGCAATGTTTTTAAGGTGGCTGTAAATCCATCCcaagacctcccccatattaaaagcttttctggccacctttggcattccattttgacatttgctaacagcacttcatacgcacgatccagcaagcatataaatatgttagctcgagtttgtggccttgtttaacatttttcatgctgaaaatcactaacatattgaaatcaagtgagtggggactggaaaagagtgagttgccgtGGGAAGAGTATTTTTTATagtcataggtgtgtttcctgtagaactattagactaccaagtttcaatggtctgcgctgcaaattggccaaggtagctctatttatatactcaatataatattgggttgagtgtatgacatcatcagtcatctcatttgcatattttacccatttttcaaacttaaatatctccggaactaatgcaggtatttgcaaacggtaaatggcgtttttgttcttccatggaattctatgtgatacaatCAAAAATCTAGTGGTAAacatttgatcatagtaccactttaacttcACGGAGAGTTTTATCCTAGCCTTCTGATTACTTTCCAGccataaaaaaatggggtcataTTGTTCGTTTTTGACATATAAAACgtttaaagataaaatttaGGGTGCTTTCAGATGGCTTTCCAGTAGCTATGGTGaccttttatttaaaaaaaaaatgctgttaAGTCAATCCTTGTCATACGACAGTCCTGCAATTGTTCAAACTGTACTTTTCCATCTTAAATTTGTTTTGCGTAATTCATCTGACAGTCACTCGGGCTTATCAAGAGAATCCTAAAATAATGTACCGGTTTATCATTATGTATAGTGATAACTTCATTGTTTTGTTAATAGGTGAAAAATGTTACGTGGTCACAGAGACTTTGGACACAAGCCAACAAATGGGCAGAATATTTGGCAAGGAACAATAAATTCCATCACGAATCTAAAAATCCTGGAAATCTCTTCCTCAGTCCTGGACAACCTGCCGATCCTTGCGCAAGGGctgttaaattattttatttggaaGAGAAATATTACAACTACAAAAAGCCGCAGTATTATCGGGCAGCAGGACACTTTACCCAGGTGCGGAAAATTGCTAATGACAAATTCCATAGGCATCCCAAACTCACAATTTCAACTTATGCCCAGTGGTCTTTTGATTTTGCAGACACTGAATCGGCTAATCTTAGCTTAcatcaaaagaggaaaaataaattGAACATAATTTTTCTATATCTTATGTTCTCAGTGTGTCTAATAAGGAGAGTTAAGCTTGTAAAGTTAataccaggggcccgtttctcgaaagtcccgaaactttacgggcaattttcgggtgccacaattcccggagaggatttttaaaagtcgtcaaacttcacagtcattttgctgTTTATTGCCcctaaaacatgttaaaagatcggctttctaaaacgaggggttggcagtttcacaaatggcttttcgggactttcgagaaacgggcaccAGATCGCAAAATCgacgaaatttgttttttgtccAGAGTGTCtagaaatgcacataattagaCGCACTACGATTTTAATGAGCATCACGTAAAGTCCCCTTGTTCTCCcgccccaacttcaacatcactcgagTCTTGGAAATACAGACAatcaacgtcacaaagtgtcccgcaAACTCTGGTGCTCAAGTAATTAGATAAACAGCTGCAGTTACCTTGACCAAAAATTAATGCTCACCCTTAcactaaagccgtgttcacactcaacgttaaTTATGATCAACGGAAGTAtaattcaggctatcatactccattcaattttattcaattatggttctgttcacatctgcgaaaattcgAATACAATAGGGTAAcatcgcagtgtgagacaaaatggcgccgtatcgcgtggctgccacgatcatcatcaccatgctttaggcaaggagagaaccaagaATAGCTTCTGAGAACAGAAGATAACAAATCCAAATGTTCGCTCCATAAAGAAgttagaagtttcgtctgctcataccaccacatgttcgccattctgttcaattacgcactgtaattacttcaaacaaaggttgtttgaagtaattataatccagttataatcagggtctgtaattagttgatgcgaacccatttcatatttaattcgattataattcgatcacaATCGATACCTAATGTGAACAAGGCTTTAGTCTTAATGATTTTGTGACTgtcaaattttaaaatgtgtgTCGCTATTGCCTCCTGTAATTCAGTTGTTACTGCATGCAATAAGGTTGAATAAAcgattgattgatcgattggTTTTCTTTTACCTTATTGCTAGAAATTGGTAGAAAATACTTGGACACTTCGTGTTTGAttctgttctttctttttttttaccccCAAAAgttttgcataggcattgttttcgaagATGTCCCGGGAGAAATGGCAAACAACGATtacgcaaaattttggggggtaaacaagatgtattatgggatttgagaaagtagttAACATTAAAAtcgggcgtgcatctaattacttgtATTTCTGGAGATCGGTGCAGTAATTTACTGTTAATCTGATCGGTTGAAAGTGATGTGTTTTGacccaaccaaattttgtcttgTACTTCTCCCAGTAACAGGCGGCAACACCGTCATGATGTTATAATTGCAGAACTAAGACTATATCagggtttttttaaaacttgaaaagacATTTCGAATTCTAAGGGAAGTCTCAAGTGTACTCTTTTTAAAActgtcctgaaaaaaaaaaaaaactgattaaaACGTGTTAGAATACGAGATATCGTGGCTGGGTTAATCGACGGAATTCATTGATTAGAGGACCTTTTTAAGAGACTTGACGATTGCCTAACGGAGACGATCTCTTGAAGTCGATTTACAGATTCCTATATACTTTTTCAAATCATGTCAAAAATTCTCTTTAGAGGAGTTTCTCCATGAAATTGCCTTTGATCATTTCCCACTTTCacttattttcgtttttttttcagctGGTATGGAAAAATACCAAGCAGATCGGTGCAGTCAGCAAGCGTAGAAGGGATGGCAAGACAGTGGTAGTAATTAAATATAATCCACCAGGAAATTTTCTGGGTCATTTTGCAGAAAACGTCTTTCCTCCGAGAAAGGTTGACACAATAACTCGTCCTTTCAAGGTAACAGTTTCTGACAATAACGGAACGTCAACCAACTCAACTGTTTCGGAAAAACCATCTTTACGTGTATATGTGATAGCAGAAGCCGCAACGGTACACTTTCGAGGGATGCAGTTTGCTCTGCTTTGGTTGCTCACTGGAATTTTGGCTTAGAAGATTCtctgtgaaattacaaaatactTATTAAACACCTTGCTCTTTTGGCGATCAGTGTTCATAATTTTataaaattgctaaaaaagggggcttaaaactgatctaaacttaaaaagggtttcccaaatttttgaaccgtatctctggttcttcttcggGAGACAATGAatctaaaaattcaaaattcaaaatcacTGCTTCATAGTTTGTTTCCCAAGAGATCTTAACAGCGACACATATGCCCCTGGGAACTCCATTCTTTCATTCACAGAGTTCTTATTAATGTTTGAATGTAAAGACTCCAGAAAAATTCTGCGCTTGCTAATTAGTTTCATTCCTTTCAAGAATTTAGCCGTAGCGTGGATGGATGTCCTGCGTGGTTCTTTCGGCATGTTGTCGGATTGCCGACTCTTTACTTGCGGCACGCGCGGGATCATGTTCCACTCTCCTCGAAGCCCAGCACCGTTTGCTCTCACCAATGTAGGAAAAATCGCAGTCTTTGCATTCAACCCTGTAAACAATGCCTGCTATTTTTTCTTCCGATGGACGGTCATTCGGTTTTTTGAAGACAGAAGGAAGTGTGCATATGGGCTTAAAAGCAGTCTTTATGTTGAAATGTTGCAGTGCAATTTTTACTGTGTGCGTTTTACCCTGAACATAGCTAGGGTACCACGGCAAGGCCAGCAGGGTCAGGATGGTGGCTTTGTGGGCCAGACCTTGGTTGGGCAGCATTTTCAATGAATTTGGTGGGGTATCCATTGACCTGTAGGCTGTCCTGGACGTGGGATGTTTCCTCTGTTCTCAGGGCCTCGCTAGAAGGGATGGTATTCGCGCGGTGCATCAACGTGCAaacttttataaaaatattaaggacggtgcctactatttttattgcgcatacgttctgcgcatcttgagatactcggatttcctatcggtgatgcttactaatatagggatatttttgcgcggtttaaaactatccggagaaagtagatcttagtaagtactcttggtatccaaaaagaaaattgggggtaaccatgcatttttcagagataattaagtttcagtttgagaaagaacgccatacattgctttatattttaaacctttttacaaatattattcatgaattatctttgaaaaatgcgtggttacccccaattttctttttggattttaataacacttgttaagatctacatttcccgcatattcacacaccggggcaaaaatattgttaataagtaggcaccgtccttaaacatctTTTGTTCAAAACCAGAGCTTTATGCGTTTTCTTtggaattaaaaaagaaaagttgtaAGCTTAATAACGAAGCTTTAGGTCCATTCAACCTTTAAATatataaaagaacaaaagacgAAGATGGGTAGCACGTTTTCATTATTGACCTGAGATGTACATTTAAATGTCTTTAACTGGTGTTCCACCTCTAACTCAAGAGTACAACGTTGAAATAGAAAACTTCTTTTTCAGATGAAAGCAACTCTGTAATAAATGAGCTATTGTACAGTTTTCGCTGAAAGCGGTAACAACTTTCAATGTCTTTTATATGCGGTTTACGCCATttttgacatccaaaaaacAAAGTAATCATTTTAGTTATTCAACCCAGTCCATTCATTACGTGAGTACATCAAAGAAATCAATCATCCAAGTTTGTGGACTACATCGTCTCGTTATTCCTATGTTTGGTTTGCTTTATGACTCCGTAGTGGTTGCTCAAGGTTTCTGTCATTATCGATGGAGTAGATTTCTTCCAGTCTTTGAACTGCGAACGTTAATCGCTCTAACATTTCTTTCTGTTCATTCCCAGTTACGTCTTGGTTCTCATGCACGTGCTCTTCATAGAGAAAAGAAGTTGTCTTTCTCAGTTCCTCGACGTTCGAAGTGAGCGAGCAAAGCAGACGTTTCAGTTCAAGATGAGATCGAGTTAGACTCTCCAAATTTTCCAAAACATCATCAAATTCGCTTTTCTCTAGTTTTCCAAACCGCTTTCCACCTAAGCGCTTGCTCACAATGTTGTGAATTTCGGAGACTTTCTCCTCTTGTTTTCGagtttgttcttcttcttctgaaaGAAGGGCAATGTAATCAGCCTCCTGGGGACTACAGTTTTTGCTTATAAAGTCTCTGTATTGTTTGACTTTCTTTATCGAAGCGTCCAGTTCTAGATCTTGAAGGAACCGAGCCCTTTGCAATGCAGCAGTTGCAAGCGCATTGTCGTAAACTCGCTGGAACGTGTTCGATAAGAGCGCAATGTAAAGATTCATGAGAACAATGGCGGCGATAATTATAAAGGAGCCACAAAGAACGCGCGACATGTATGGTGCTGCTTTACTTAGCTCAGCGAAATTGTAGCTGTCCAACAAAGGGATCTGAAGGATGGAGTACAGCAAACTAAGAATCGTGTCGTACCCTTGTATAGGAGTTTGAGCCCGTGGACCAAACACGATCCAGAGGGCAGCTCCATAGGGTATATAAAATACCAAAATCACAAACAACCATTTTGCGGTGTCATTGATGATGTGTCCAAGCATTACGACAAAAGGTCCCTGTCCTGGGAAGGGTCTGGCATACTTAAGTAAGCGAACCCAAACTGGAATTACTGAGCAAGAGAGGATTCCAACGAAGACGCGATTGTAATCTTCGTTTCTAATGTTCACTGTTACAAAGTGAAGAGCAATCACCACCATCATCATGGCATAggttagccaatcaaaaaggttccATGGATCTGATAAATAGGTTTGTTTATTGCTCTTGTCCAGTTTAATCATTCTGAGCTCTTGTTCAACGAACGCTTTTTCCTGTGGCCATCGCGGATGACAGAAGGCCAGGTCTCGCTCTACTTCCTTCCTTCTCCATTTTATCAGTTTACGGGACTGCTTCTTCGACCGATAATATTCCTTCACTTCCTTTCTGATTTCATTGAGCATTATTAAAGCGAAAACAATTTCGATCACAATTTTCCACCATTGTTGGCTGAGGGGCGTGTAAAAGGCACTGACATCTTGAGGCATGGAACATGCAAAGACGGTGTACAATATGGCCAacacaaaattaggaaaaaTGTCTAGCCATGCCTCAACCCGAAAGTACCGCCATTTTACATCGATCAGGCGTTGGAATATAGGATGCATAACCAGCTCAAGGCAATTCGATAAGGACACAGCTTGTAACGGGGATGGAACAGGAGTTATGATTTCTTTCGGGCAGTCACAGGTTTCAAGGAAATTCAAATAAAAGTTCTGTTTTCGATGAATTCTGTCCACGGAATGAAACTGGTCAAGTGCTCTGTATGCCTTTAAAAAAGTGAGCAAAAGAAGTAAACGATTGAAATATTTGGCCATCAGCTCTTCCTCGAGGAAGCAATTAGTTGGCTTTAAATggcagctactttgacaatctTTAGAACGCAATGTCAGACCAATTTTCGCTGTAAAATTGACAAAATAGATTTGTTATCAGCGGAGAGAtatacagtgcgacgcgccttaccttagccacccaacaaactttcacatttgacaacccattcaacggtgttcaacttacaaccgtgcgaactttgcaaggaggggtgactgtcaatcaaattcgcacaccctgattggcgtataagttttaaagacgttgttaggtggccacggtaacgCGCGCGCGACGCACTGTAATCACGGTTCAGCACTGAAAactattttctttgcaaataacAAGTAAGAAACCTGGAAACGACATATTTGTTATGATCCTCTCAGCACTGCATCCAGTTGTAAAAGGCTAGACCACCTCATCCAACTGGGGCCTGGGAAATCTTAAAGGTAAACGACATGCATGAGTTGTTTAACTCACATTTGCAACAGGGGTATCATTTCAGTTCGGATTATTTACTCTTTGTCAGAATCGAGGATGCAAACCTATATGCACTACGCAGCAAGTTAGAATTAGTCGAAAAGAAGAATGTGTTTCTTTTTAGGCATCACATATGACGGATAAAAGTACaaagcaaataggaatcacCGAAAGGTCCTTATTTACGAGTGTAACACGTGACAGTGAACTGGAgttactgataaacttgtggcctTCGCTGCGCACCTTTCACGcccccccaccctccccccccccccccccgtccctCTTCCTCTCCCTCGAATGAGACGGGGATCGAACTGGCGACCTCCAGCTCGGAAGGCCGCGCACAACTGagaactgagctacgcctgtcTCTTACACTAATTCGTCGTGTTATGACTGACTGCCATCATTTACACGTACAATCATCAAATATAGCATCATCTTTCTCTAGAAGTGTGATCTAATTCAACTAACGTACTTTACTATAGTGGGCTTTTTAAAAACTTACCACCACTGGCATCTGGGAAATAAGAAGCGAGAGTGCTGACATTCCACTGTCGTCTTTTACACCAGCTGAGGCACCCTCGTCTAAAAGCAACCGAGTCACCTCATCACTCTTGTGTTCAGCGGCTACCTATAAAAGAAAGAttgaataggccacttcggaaaataccatgataatctttgtttgtcgccccaaattttgcataagcattgtttccagtttctcttgggacttacaatggtcccaagagaaaacaaaaacaacgctcatgcaaaatttggggggggggggggggtgggggggaacaaacaaagagtattatggtattttccgaaatggcctatttagcCAAGGTCATAAATAGATAAGAAGGGCAAAAACACTGCGCTTCGTATAAAAGAGAAATAATCTTCCTCTTTTCACTGCATCATTTTATGGCGGTTGGTTGGGGTCACATCTATACTTTACTACACGTTTACTATTTTAAATGCGGTCTTGGACAtaatcccttttttttttcctgatgtCGTGGATCGTCAACCGAAATACAGCAGAGATGTCGGAAAAGATTACTATTTATCATTTAGATTAGAGTGATGGCAATGATTGTCGTTATGTTCACTCATAAACGTTCGCTCGCAAAGTGATCTCTCGTCAAGTTCGCTAACCGACCCATTCCGAAATGCTCGGCATCTTTTAGTGTGGCTTTACCGCGAACGATGATTTCATTCTAAGTTGTATGTGGTTTGAGCATATCACACACCATATTCGTGCTTATTTTCGACGGCGCCATTTTCTTTCGATGTTAAACTTCGCGCATGCGCGATAAATTTGAATCAGACGTTGCACAACCATGCCACGTATGCACTTTGGTTAATTTCGCGTATGCGCT containing:
- the LOC138007323 gene encoding Golgi-associated plant pathogenesis-related protein 1-like — protein: MTRLIASACLISLGIFFQALQPSGSMLSCKQSALVWHNYYRRIHQVKNVTWSQRLWTQANKWAEYLARNNKFHHESKNPGNLFLSPGQPADPCARAVKLFYLEEKYYNYKKPQYYRAAGHFTQLVWKNTKQIGAVSKRRRDGKTVVVIKYNPPGNFLGHFAENVFPPRKVDTITRPFKVTVSDNNGTSTNSTVSEKPSLRVYVIAEAATVHFRGMQFALLWLLTGILA
- the LOC138007317 gene encoding transient receptor potential channel pyrexia-like, producing MNTTAKEGVKRGKRRDRKAHQKRMRVAPEGMTSDSISSVASNVPSRSITKSSNNIREKRTVNGRLPPLVPPVKVFPLKDDDIELHGHENTRKRPVGSEEAKLRRPSLLESNPPNHSPSPGTKRRNGNMTSYEKMLQRQKGRKTSLGAYAILHSAREDELDSVRGETKTTGSKASLPSDSSVNRSRPELNQTLLQYFAKLSSSVDPDDSVDLDHIQSLINEGASVNTSDRFGQTLLHEVSRTWGVGVAQFLIDRGADVNKSDDFGRTPLHVAASADYSEMVRFLIEKGANVHARTAGEDQTPLYYAAKNEAVKCVQMLLAFGADIEVRDYKLRTPLQVAAEHKSDEVTRLLLDEGASAGVKDDSGMSALSLLISQMPVVAYRALDQFHSVDRIHRKQNFYLNFLETCDCPKEIITPVPSPLQAVSLSNCLELVMHPIFQRLIDVKWRYFRVEAWLDIFPNFVLAILYTVFACSMPQDVSAFYTPLSQQWWKIVIEIVFALIMLNEIRKEVKEYYRSKKQSRKLIKWRRKEVERDLAFCHPRWPQEKAFVEQELRMIKLDKSNKQTYLSDPWNLFDWLTYAMMMVVIALHFVTVNIRNEDYNRVFVGILSCSVIPVWVRLLKYARPFPGQGPFVVMLGHIINDTAKWLFVILVFYIPYGAALWIVFGPRAQTPIQGYDTILSLLYSILQIPLLDSYNFAELSKAAPYMSRVLCGSFIIIAAIVLMNLYIALLSNTFQRVYDNALATAALQRARFLQDLELDASIKKVKQYRDFISKNCSPQEADYIALLSEEEEQTRKQEEKVSEIHNIVSKRLGGKRFGKLEKSEFDDVLENLESLTRSHLELKRLLCSLTSNVEELRKTTSFLYEEHVHENQDVTGNEQKEMLERLTFAVQRLEEIYSIDNDRNLEQPLRSHKANQT